In Sphingobium sp. B2D3C, a genomic segment contains:
- a CDS encoding GGDEF domain-containing protein, whose protein sequence is MDESQVSSERIEAIERALSRPVGQIALEPSLETAYLDRTDLKRRTTIASWHIGALIANLACLPLDYIVGQLQLGLALRLGITTPVYLLAMVIMIRGPKRLQNAAIILPMVIFVATVTYLGLQVGQPHSDRYLMAAALLLIFKNLAIPTSVRQALATTTLSILSMFGLAFLLRGPNIESLTLCGFITLASFLPLVMRCQAERSARNAFLIELRDELKSAQLVALTKALAELAETDPLTGMRNRRSLSETLNGKWAAASADNAWFGILMIDIDRFKLFNDTAGHDAGDRCLERVALALQSEVHRQGHYIARFGGEEFTAITYGLAPEPALAFAETLRRAVLDLAIPHPGCEDVAPVTVSIGVAVLQPSAQDSVEDVIGAADGALYKAKANGRNRVVGSAGMSGYIARTLMKDAG, encoded by the coding sequence ATGGACGAAAGTCAGGTTTCCAGTGAGCGGATCGAAGCAATCGAACGCGCATTGTCGCGGCCTGTTGGCCAGATCGCTCTGGAGCCGTCCCTCGAAACCGCCTATCTCGACCGCACTGACCTGAAAAGGCGCACAACCATTGCCAGCTGGCACATCGGGGCGCTGATTGCCAATCTGGCGTGCCTGCCTCTGGATTATATCGTCGGTCAGCTGCAGCTGGGGCTGGCATTGCGGTTGGGCATCACGACTCCGGTCTATCTGCTGGCCATGGTGATCATGATCCGGGGCCCGAAGCGGTTGCAGAACGCCGCCATCATCCTGCCCATGGTGATCTTTGTCGCGACCGTGACCTATCTCGGGCTTCAGGTGGGGCAACCGCATAGCGACCGCTATTTGATGGCCGCGGCACTGCTGCTGATCTTTAAAAATCTCGCAATCCCTACCTCGGTGCGGCAGGCGCTGGCGACCACGACGCTGTCGATCCTCTCCATGTTCGGTCTGGCCTTTCTACTGCGCGGGCCGAACATCGAATCCCTTACCCTCTGCGGATTCATTACCCTCGCGTCGTTCCTGCCGCTCGTTATGCGCTGTCAGGCAGAGCGCTCTGCGCGAAATGCGTTTCTCATCGAACTGAGGGACGAACTCAAATCCGCCCAGCTTGTTGCCTTGACCAAGGCGTTGGCGGAGCTTGCCGAGACTGACCCGCTGACCGGCATGCGCAACCGGCGGAGTCTTTCGGAGACGCTGAACGGCAAATGGGCGGCGGCAAGCGCGGACAACGCCTGGTTCGGTATCCTCATGATCGATATCGACCGCTTCAAGCTGTTTAATGATACCGCAGGGCATGATGCCGGCGACCGCTGCCTGGAGCGGGTGGCCTTGGCGTTGCAGAGCGAGGTTCACCGGCAGGGACATTATATCGCGCGCTTCGGCGGCGAAGAGTTCACCGCGATCACTTATGGCCTTGCGCCCGAACCGGCCCTCGCCTTTGCCGAGACGCTCCGGCGCGCGGTGCTCGATCTCGCCATTCCACATCCCGGCTGCGAGGATGTCGCGCCGGTCACGGTCAGCATTGGTGTGGCGGTGTTGCAGCCTTCGGCTCAGGACTCCGTGGAGGATGTCATCGGCGCGGCGGACGGCGCACTGTACAAGGCCAAGGCAAACGGACGGAACCGCGTTGTCGGCTCGGCGGGCATGTCCGGCTACATTGCGCGCACGCTCATGAAAGACGCTGGCTAG
- a CDS encoding tannase/feruloyl esterase family alpha/beta hydrolase, which translates to MTMHRLMFAPLAAILALLPHQLRAAEVPPSGTTSTLPAATIADATARCAALGARMAGHWPDASTRLLSATFNPAGPAPVPPGPPGMTPPSVELPPHCAIVGAMRAHTGVDGQAYAIRFHLRLPVAWNGRFFFSGGGGTNGELGDAIGRLTAAAPALVQGYAVLSQDSGHDNATNSDPARGGASAFGFDPQARADYGGTSLPVVTHAAKAAIRQFYGSNPRQSYFVGCSKGGQEGMMLAQRYPDLFDGIVAAAPGFSLPKAAIAEAWNTQAFASVVQASGKPVTLANLRASFSMGDLALVAQAVRTACDALDGTTDGLIGAVGQCTSARVLPQLHASLCKGDKAEGCLSQPQLDALVRIHEGARDSKGAQIYPGFPWDAGWADMGWRIWMLGTPDGSVPPINVAMGLPSLAAVFMTPPALAGATPDELLAWAMRLDMDRARAGVEAVVPPFTRSAWQDIGARSNDLDAFRARGGKLIVPHGMSDPVFSVNDTLAWWGEVDARYKGAAREFVRVFPVPGMGHCAGGPATDQYDAFGALVAWVEQGKRPDQLSATAGPMSGLNGIQRPICAAPAIARRAGDTSDQSAAQISCTQP; encoded by the coding sequence ATGACCATGCATCGCCTTATGTTTGCGCCGCTTGCGGCCATCCTCGCGCTTCTTCCTCACCAGCTCCGGGCGGCCGAAGTCCCGCCGTCCGGCACGACCTCAACGCTACCCGCCGCGACCATCGCGGACGCCACCGCCCGATGCGCCGCGCTCGGGGCAAGGATGGCGGGTCATTGGCCGGATGCCTCCACCCGGCTGCTCAGCGCGACCTTCAATCCCGCCGGCCCCGCGCCGGTGCCGCCCGGCCCTCCCGGCATGACGCCCCCGTCAGTCGAGCTACCGCCTCATTGCGCCATCGTCGGCGCGATGCGTGCCCATACCGGCGTCGATGGTCAGGCCTATGCGATCAGGTTCCATCTGCGTCTGCCGGTGGCATGGAACGGGCGGTTCTTCTTTTCGGGCGGGGGCGGCACCAATGGCGAACTGGGCGACGCTATTGGTCGGCTGACCGCCGCAGCGCCGGCCCTGGTCCAGGGCTATGCCGTGCTTTCGCAGGATAGCGGGCACGATAATGCGACCAATAGCGATCCCGCCCGCGGCGGCGCGAGCGCTTTCGGTTTCGATCCGCAGGCGCGCGCCGATTATGGCGGCACCTCGCTGCCGGTCGTCACCCATGCGGCGAAGGCGGCGATCCGCCAGTTCTACGGCAGCAATCCCCGCCAGAGCTATTTCGTCGGCTGCTCCAAGGGCGGGCAGGAAGGCATGATGCTCGCCCAGCGCTACCCGGATCTGTTCGACGGGATTGTCGCCGCCGCGCCCGGCTTCTCGCTGCCCAAGGCCGCGATCGCCGAGGCGTGGAACACGCAGGCCTTCGCCTCCGTCGTGCAGGCATCGGGCAAGCCGGTCACGCTCGCCAATCTGCGCGCGAGTTTCAGCATGGGCGATCTTGCGCTGGTCGCGCAGGCCGTGCGCACCGCCTGCGACGCGCTTGACGGCACGACCGATGGCCTGATCGGCGCGGTCGGCCAGTGCACCTCTGCCAGAGTGCTGCCGCAGTTGCACGCCAGCCTGTGCAAGGGCGACAAGGCCGAGGGCTGCCTCTCCCAGCCACAGCTCGATGCGCTGGTGCGCATTCACGAGGGCGCGCGGGACAGCAAGGGCGCGCAAATCTATCCCGGCTTCCCGTGGGATGCCGGCTGGGCGGACATGGGCTGGCGCATCTGGATGCTGGGCACGCCCGATGGCAGCGTGCCGCCGATCAATGTCGCCATGGGCCTGCCTTCGCTTGCGGCCGTCTTCATGACGCCGCCCGCTCTGGCCGGCGCCACGCCTGACGAATTGCTGGCTTGGGCCATGCGCCTCGACATGGATCGCGCCCGCGCCGGCGTCGAGGCGGTGGTGCCGCCGTTCACGCGCTCGGCCTGGCAGGATATCGGCGCGCGCTCGAACGACCTCGATGCGTTTCGCGCGCGGGGCGGCAAGCTCATCGTGCCGCATGGCATGTCGGACCCGGTCTTCTCGGTGAACGACACGCTGGCTTGGTGGGGCGAGGTCGATGCCCGGTACAAGGGCGCCGCGCGCGAGTTCGTGCGCGTCTTCCCAGTGCCCGGCATGGGCCATTGCGCCGGCGGCCCGGCGACGGATCAATATGATGCGTTCGGTGCCCTCGTCGCGTGGGTGGAGCAGGGCAAGCGGCCCGATCAGTTGAGCGCAACCGCCGGGCCGATGTCCGGCCTCAACGGCATCCAGCGCCCTATCTGCGCGGCGCCCGCCATCGCCCGGCGGGCGGGCGACACATCGGATCAGTCTGCGGCGCAGATCAGCTGCACGCAGCCCTGA
- a CDS encoding TonB-dependent receptor: MAPALAQQNPQQGEGLEEIIVTAQRREENLQKVAVAATALSGQGLVEKGVTRVDELQTVVPSLSVTDAGLTQNVNIRGIGLASGSPAVANGVATYVDGIFQPPIVTTSSFYDIATVEVLRGPQGTFVGSNSTGGAIFINTRNPNLAGVEGAIEGSIGNYDARSVEAVLNLPLSRTLAIRGAGKWRTRDSFYTDIGSAGSSAGRLDELSGRFGALWKPTESFQALFKLEAADKETGGYAYRPITGTAYAAYRTSDPRLIDYDTPTQNDEKAIQASLELRYELGSGITLRSLSGYQNKRIFNLYDSDATNAARYTAAFPVATQQQFVRERVWTQEFNIISPTDQDLSWIVGGYYQRNRIDVIIENRSDGFPTDILIDNDKTTTGVFGQVTYKITPQLALDVGARYSHFSVTGGGSVSIGLGIPTFPPNGLQVADLSGDHKDGRMTGKVSLNWTPDENNLFYAFVARGYKPGGSNSLVSEFDPETVIDYEIGWKATMLGGAVRTQLGAFYYDYNDFQFDALDTSTGQTGVTNLTGATVKGVEAQIQARVSGFTFDAGVAFVDSSLGDATFVDTRALALAFPGVTPVQQCPANQATNLPTCINYTPFLRNTGGGTNLYSPKWTYNLGARYDLWVGDVKITPSVSYAYVGPQWTYILYSPVSDRLPSRGLLGARLGVQKGNLLVEAYGTNLTDETYVSGQFGNNEFYGAPREYGVRVRYDF, encoded by the coding sequence ATGGCACCAGCACTGGCGCAGCAAAACCCGCAGCAAGGCGAGGGTCTGGAAGAGATCATCGTCACCGCGCAACGGCGCGAGGAAAATCTCCAGAAGGTTGCCGTCGCCGCTACCGCGCTCTCAGGCCAGGGCCTGGTGGAGAAGGGCGTCACCCGGGTGGACGAGCTACAGACCGTGGTGCCCTCGCTCTCCGTTACCGACGCCGGGCTGACGCAGAACGTCAACATTCGCGGCATCGGCCTCGCCAGCGGATCGCCCGCAGTGGCAAACGGCGTGGCGACCTATGTGGACGGCATCTTCCAGCCGCCCATCGTCACCACCTCCAGCTTCTACGACATTGCCACGGTGGAAGTGCTGCGCGGGCCGCAGGGCACGTTCGTCGGCTCCAATTCGACCGGCGGCGCGATCTTCATCAACACCCGCAACCCCAATCTTGCGGGCGTGGAAGGCGCCATCGAGGGCTCGATCGGCAATTATGACGCCCGCAGCGTGGAAGCGGTGCTCAACCTGCCGCTCTCGCGCACGCTGGCCATTCGCGGCGCCGGCAAATGGCGCACGCGCGATTCCTTCTACACCGACATCGGCTCCGCCGGCAGCTCGGCCGGTCGGCTCGATGAGCTATCCGGCCGCTTCGGTGCGCTGTGGAAGCCGACCGAGAGCTTCCAGGCGCTGTTCAAGCTGGAAGCCGCGGACAAGGAAACTGGCGGCTATGCCTACCGCCCCATTACCGGCACCGCCTATGCGGCCTATCGGACCAGCGACCCGCGCCTGATCGACTATGATACGCCGACGCAGAATGACGAGAAGGCAATCCAGGCCTCACTGGAACTGCGCTACGAGCTGGGATCGGGCATCACCTTGCGCTCGCTCAGCGGCTACCAGAACAAGCGCATCTTCAACCTCTACGACAGCGATGCGACCAATGCCGCGCGCTACACTGCCGCCTTCCCGGTTGCGACGCAGCAGCAGTTCGTGCGCGAGCGGGTGTGGACGCAGGAGTTCAACATCATCTCGCCGACCGATCAGGATCTTTCCTGGATCGTCGGCGGCTATTATCAGCGCAACCGGATCGACGTGATCATCGAGAACCGCTCGGACGGCTTCCCGACGGACATTCTGATCGACAATGACAAGACCACCACCGGCGTCTTCGGCCAGGTGACGTACAAGATCACGCCGCAACTCGCGCTGGACGTGGGCGCCCGCTACTCGCACTTCTCGGTGACCGGCGGCGGCAGCGTCTCGATCGGTCTGGGCATCCCCACCTTCCCGCCAAACGGCTTGCAGGTGGCGGATCTGAGCGGCGATCATAAGGACGGGCGGATGACCGGCAAGGTCTCGCTCAATTGGACGCCGGACGAGAACAACCTGTTCTATGCCTTCGTCGCGCGTGGTTACAAGCCGGGCGGTTCTAACTCGCTGGTCTCCGAGTTCGATCCGGAAACGGTGATCGATTATGAAATCGGCTGGAAAGCGACGATGCTGGGCGGCGCGGTTCGCACCCAGCTCGGCGCCTTCTATTATGACTATAACGACTTCCAGTTCGACGCGCTGGATACGTCAACGGGTCAGACGGGGGTGACCAATCTTACCGGCGCAACGGTGAAAGGCGTAGAGGCGCAAATTCAGGCGCGCGTCTCTGGCTTTACATTCGATGCCGGCGTGGCTTTCGTCGACTCTTCTTTGGGCGATGCCACGTTCGTCGATACGCGCGCCCTTGCCCTCGCCTTCCCGGGGGTCACACCGGTCCAGCAATGCCCGGCGAACCAGGCTACCAACCTTCCGACCTGTATCAACTATACGCCGTTTCTGCGAAACACCGGCGGCGGCACCAATCTCTACTCGCCCAAATGGACCTATAATCTGGGTGCGCGCTACGACCTGTGGGTGGGCGACGTGAAGATCACGCCAAGCGTCAGCTACGCCTATGTCGGCCCGCAATGGACCTATATCCTTTACTCCCCCGTTAGCGACCGGCTGCCATCACGGGGTCTGCTCGGTGCCCGGCTCGGCGTGCAGAAGGGTAATCTGCTGGTCGAAGCCTATGGCACCAACCTGACCGACGAGACCTATGTCTCCGGCCAGTTCGGCAATAACGAGTTCTACGGCGCTCCGCGCGAATATGGCGTGCGGGTTCGTTACGACTTCTGA
- a CDS encoding efflux RND transporter permease subunit yields MRLSRFFIDRPIFAAVIAVIITIIGAISYFFLPVSQYPEVVPPTVTVSAMYPGASAETVAETVASPIEQEINGVENMLYLSSQSTGDGRVVVTVTFKQGTDLDEAQVLVQNRVAIAEPRLPQEVQRLGIVTKKTSPDFLLVVNLISPDGSLNREYISNYAQTRIKDRLARIEGVGDVQLFGSRDLSMRVWIDPRRAAALGLTAGDIVSALRQQNVQVAAGTLGQPPSGGSAFQLNVETQGRFTDPQQFANVVIRTDDQGRQVRVSDVARVELGAEDYGTSAYLGDKDSVIIPVFQMPGSNALAAAEAIKAEMNVLAKDFPQGLEYRIVYNPTEFIQKSIDEVVKTLVEAVILVVLVIIVFLQKWRAALIPVLAIPVSLIGTFAVLAGMGYSINNLSLFGLVLAIGIVVDDAIVVVENVERNLENGMTPLQAARTSMDEVGGALIAIVLVLCAVFVPTLFIGGMSGAFYQQFAITISAATIISLVLSLTLSPAFAALLLRHRHALPEGAPRWRQLTERAGDAFNRGFDRFSARYATLTARLVRQPKRIMAAYVGLIAVTVAALVYTPSGFIPAQDQGYFFTIIQLPPGSSTARTDAAMKKVAERMLPIPGITNAVMLSGFDGASETRNASSSAAYWVLDDFDERAAKGQTIDKLMEEARKATADISEARLMIVKPPLIRGIGSAGGFRLMVQDREGAGYKALEQAAYSVIGPANQTPGLSFVYTFFDTATPRIFADIDREKAQMLGVPPERVFETLQIYLGSAFVNDFNLLGRTYRVTAQADEAFRRTTADIASLQTRSDYNQMVPIGSIATFRDTTGPYRVQRYNLAPAVAIDGDTAPGASSGQALDAMEQLANANLPRGFSHEWTGIAYQQKTAGNTAGLVFGLAVLLVFLVLAAQYESLVMPLAIILIVPMSVLAALVGVNLRGMDNNVLTQIGMIVLVALAAKNAILIVEFARQGEQNGMSTLDAAVHAAGQRLRPILMTSFAFILGAVPLVLATGAGAELRQALGTAVFFGMAGVTIFGLIFTPTFYVVSRALGDRIARLRGRSGGDAVPAPAE; encoded by the coding sequence ATGCGTCTGTCCCGTTTCTTCATCGACCGGCCGATCTTCGCGGCGGTCATCGCCGTCATCATCACGATCATCGGCGCGATCAGCTATTTCTTCCTGCCCGTCTCGCAATATCCCGAGGTGGTGCCGCCGACGGTGACCGTTTCGGCCATGTATCCCGGCGCCTCTGCCGAGACTGTGGCGGAAACCGTTGCCAGCCCGATCGAGCAGGAGATCAACGGCGTCGAGAACATGCTCTATCTCTCGTCGCAATCGACGGGGGACGGACGCGTGGTCGTCACCGTCACGTTCAAGCAGGGCACGGACCTCGATGAGGCGCAGGTTCTGGTGCAGAACCGTGTCGCCATTGCCGAGCCGCGCCTGCCGCAGGAGGTGCAGCGCCTCGGCATCGTTACCAAGAAGACCTCGCCGGACTTCCTGCTGGTGGTGAACCTCATTTCGCCCGACGGCTCGCTCAATCGCGAGTATATTTCCAATTACGCACAGACCCGCATCAAGGACCGGCTGGCCCGCATCGAGGGCGTGGGCGACGTGCAGCTGTTCGGCTCGCGCGATCTCTCCATGCGCGTGTGGATCGATCCGCGCCGTGCGGCGGCGCTGGGTCTGACGGCCGGCGACATCGTTTCCGCGCTGCGCCAGCAGAATGTGCAAGTTGCGGCCGGCACGCTCGGCCAGCCCCCCTCGGGCGGATCGGCCTTCCAGCTCAATGTCGAGACGCAGGGTCGCTTCACCGATCCGCAGCAGTTCGCCAATGTCGTCATCCGCACCGACGATCAGGGCCGGCAGGTCCGCGTCTCCGATGTCGCCCGTGTCGAACTGGGCGCCGAGGATTACGGCACGTCGGCCTATCTCGGCGACAAGGACAGCGTCATCATCCCCGTCTTCCAGATGCCGGGATCGAATGCGCTGGCCGCCGCCGAGGCGATCAAGGCCGAGATGAACGTCCTGGCCAAGGACTTTCCGCAGGGCCTCGAATATCGCATCGTCTACAACCCCACCGAGTTCATCCAGAAGTCCATCGACGAGGTCGTGAAAACGCTGGTCGAGGCGGTGATCCTCGTCGTGCTCGTTATCATCGTCTTCCTGCAGAAATGGCGGGCGGCGCTGATCCCGGTGCTGGCGATCCCGGTCTCGCTCATCGGCACCTTTGCGGTGCTGGCGGGCATGGGCTATTCCATCAATAACCTCTCGCTGTTCGGCCTCGTGCTCGCCATCGGCATCGTCGTCGATGACGCCATCGTGGTGGTCGAGAATGTCGAGCGCAATCTGGAAAACGGGATGACCCCGCTCCAGGCGGCGCGCACCTCCATGGACGAGGTGGGGGGGGCGCTCATTGCCATCGTGCTGGTGCTGTGCGCCGTGTTCGTGCCGACCTTGTTCATCGGCGGCATGTCCGGCGCCTTCTACCAGCAGTTCGCGATCACCATCTCGGCCGCGACGATCATCTCGCTGGTCCTCTCGCTCACTTTGTCGCCCGCCTTCGCGGCGCTGCTGCTGCGGCACCGCCATGCCCTGCCGGAGGGCGCGCCGCGCTGGCGCCAGCTCACCGAGCGGGCAGGCGATGCGTTCAATCGCGGGTTCGACCGGTTCAGTGCCCGCTATGCGACCCTCACCGCGCGGCTGGTCCGCCAGCCCAAGAGGATCATGGCGGCTTATGTCGGGCTGATCGCGGTGACCGTCGCGGCGCTGGTCTACACGCCGTCGGGCTTCATCCCGGCGCAGGACCAGGGCTATTTCTTCACGATCATCCAGTTGCCGCCCGGCTCCTCCACCGCGCGCACCGATGCGGCGATGAAGAAGGTCGCCGAGCGGATGCTGCCCATTCCGGGCATCACCAACGCGGTCATGCTCTCGGGCTTCGACGGCGCCTCGGAGACGCGCAACGCCAGCTCGTCGGCGGCCTATTGGGTGCTCGATGATTTCGACGAGCGCGCCGCCAAGGGTCAGACCATCGACAAGCTGATGGAGGAAGCCCGCAAGGCGACCGCCGACATCAGTGAGGCGCGCCTGATGATCGTCAAGCCACCGCTCATTCGCGGCATCGGCTCGGCGGGCGGCTTCCGCCTGATGGTGCAGGATCGAGAGGGCGCCGGCTACAAGGCGCTCGAGCAGGCAGCCTACAGCGTGATCGGCCCGGCCAATCAGACGCCCGGACTCTCGTTCGTCTACACCTTCTTCGACACCGCGACGCCGCGCATCTTCGCGGATATCGACCGCGAGAAGGCGCAGATGCTGGGCGTGCCGCCGGAGCGGGTGTTCGAGACGCTGCAGATCTATCTGGGCTCGGCCTTCGTCAATGACTTCAACCTGCTTGGCCGCACCTATCGGGTGACCGCGCAGGCGGACGAAGCCTTCCGGCGGACCACGGCGGATATCGCCAGCTTGCAGACGCGCTCGGACTATAACCAGATGGTGCCAATCGGCTCGATCGCCACCTTCCGGGATACGACCGGCCCGTATCGGGTGCAGCGCTACAATCTGGCGCCCGCTGTCGCCATCGATGGCGATACCGCGCCCGGCGCATCCTCGGGTCAGGCGCTGGATGCCATGGAGCAACTCGCCAATGCCAATCTGCCGCGTGGCTTCAGCCATGAGTGGACCGGCATCGCCTATCAGCAGAAGACGGCTGGCAATACTGCAGGCCTCGTCTTCGGCCTCGCCGTGCTGCTCGTCTTCCTAGTGCTGGCGGCGCAATATGAGAGCCTTGTCATGCCGCTCGCGATCATTCTGATCGTGCCGATGTCGGTGCTGGCGGCTCTGGTGGGCGTCAACCTGCGCGGCATGGACAATAACGTGCTCACGCAGATCGGCATGATCGTGCTTGTGGCGCTGGCTGCCAAGAATGCGATCCTCATCGTCGAGTTCGCCCGGCAGGGCGAGCAGAACGGCATGAGCACGCTGGATGCCGCCGTCCACGCTGCCGGGCAGCGCCTGCGGCCGATCCTGATGACCAGCTTTGCGTTCATTCTGGGTGCGGTGCCGCTGGTGCTGGCCACCGGAGCAGGCGCGGAACTGCGGCAGGCTCTGGGCACAGCGGTGTTCTTCGGAATGGCCGGCGTCACCATCTTCGGCCTCATCTTCACGCCCACTTTCTACGTCGTGAGCCGCGCGCTCGGCGACCGGATCGCACGCCTGCGCGGGCGGTCCGGTGGCGATGCCGTGCCGGCCCCCGCCGAGTGA
- a CDS encoding efflux transporter outer membrane subunit: MTAHRIFAPLVSALALSACAVGPDYVAPTPPSASSGPFLSAAAPAFAPAPVQPDWWRLYNDPVLDGLVTDALAANTDVRIALARLEKARAGLRGARADRLPRTDLSASGDYGRLPASQRAPGAPREDWALDAGLSVSYEVDLFGRVSRGVEAARGDADAAAADADAVRVAVVADTTRAYADAASGAAQLAVNREIVGLLDRLLDLTGKRREAGLATTLDVSRIAALRDQRAADIPLIEAQRQAALFRLATLTGRTPDALPEIAGQRSIGLEIRQAIPVGDGATLLARRPDVRAAERRLAAETARIGVATADLYPRISLGGSGGSTGNDIGAMFGGGPLRWLLGGLISWSFPNQEAARARIAGARADSDAALAAFDGAVLNALEETETALSTYGHALERRQRLQAARDSAGAAARITRAQQREGAIDSLQLLDTERTFAEAEAALAAQDAEVARAQIDVFRALGGSWAS; this comes from the coding sequence ATGACTGCTCATCGCATCTTCGCACCTCTTGTTTCCGCGCTGGCGCTTTCAGCGTGCGCGGTGGGGCCGGACTACGTCGCCCCCACGCCCCCCTCGGCGTCCTCCGGCCCCTTTCTTTCCGCCGCGGCCCCGGCCTTTGCGCCGGCCCCGGTCCAGCCGGACTGGTGGCGGCTCTACAATGACCCCGTGCTGGACGGGCTGGTCACCGACGCGCTCGCCGCCAATACGGATGTGCGCATCGCGCTCGCTCGGCTGGAGAAGGCCCGCGCCGGACTGCGCGGTGCCCGGGCGGATCGGCTGCCGCGCACCGATCTTTCGGCCAGCGGCGATTATGGCCGCCTGCCCGCGAGCCAGCGCGCGCCGGGAGCGCCGCGTGAGGATTGGGCGCTCGATGCCGGACTGTCGGTCTCCTATGAGGTCGATCTGTTCGGGCGTGTGAGCCGGGGCGTGGAAGCCGCGCGCGGCGATGCCGATGCAGCCGCGGCCGATGCCGACGCCGTGCGCGTCGCCGTCGTCGCCGATACCACGCGGGCTTATGCCGATGCCGCCTCGGGCGCGGCGCAACTGGCCGTCAATCGCGAGATCGTGGGCCTGCTCGACCGGTTGCTGGACTTGACCGGCAAGCGGCGCGAGGCGGGTCTGGCGACCACGCTCGATGTCTCGCGGATCGCCGCCTTGCGCGACCAGCGCGCCGCCGACATTCCGCTCATCGAGGCGCAGCGTCAGGCCGCGCTCTTCCGTCTCGCTACGCTCACCGGCCGGACCCCGGACGCCTTGCCGGAGATTGCCGGCCAGCGCAGCATCGGGCTGGAAATCCGGCAGGCCATTCCGGTCGGCGATGGGGCCACCTTGCTTGCCCGCCGCCCGGATGTGCGCGCTGCCGAGCGCCGTCTCGCTGCCGAAACCGCGCGCATCGGCGTCGCCACGGCGGACCTTTATCCGCGCATCAGCCTGGGCGGTTCGGGCGGGTCGACCGGCAATGACATCGGTGCGATGTTCGGCGGTGGCCCACTGCGCTGGCTGCTGGGTGGCCTTATCAGCTGGTCCTTCCCCAATCAGGAGGCCGCCCGCGCGCGCATTGCCGGCGCACGGGCGGACAGCGATGCCGCGCTTGCCGCCTTCGACGGCGCGGTGCTCAACGCGCTGGAGGAGACCGAGACGGCGCTCTCGACCTACGGCCACGCGCTGGAGCGCCGCCAACGCCTGCAGGCGGCCCGCGATTCCGCCGGCGCCGCCGCGCGCATCACCCGTGCCCAGCAGCGCGAGGGCGCCATCGACTCCCTCCAGCTGCTCGACACCGAGCGCACCTTTGCAGAGGCAGAAGCCGCGCTCGCCGCGCAGGATGCCGAGGTCGCGCGCGCGCAGATCGATGTGTTCCGGGCGCTGGGTGGGAGCTGGGCGAGCTGA
- a CDS encoding DUF4126 domain-containing protein, translated as MIRSFLIGLVAGQRGMTPLAAVATGTRKGDIPVVLPLQGLLRNPLIAAGTASLAAAEMAGDKMKSAPDRIVPIGLAVRSVTAAYAGAALAPRGRRGLGAAVAVGTALASSYIGWRVRCAAMRRYGQTATGFVEDALVLGSGLAIASPSVAGAERSA; from the coding sequence ATGATCCGATCCTTCCTCATCGGCCTGGTGGCCGGGCAGCGTGGCATGACGCCCTTGGCGGCAGTGGCGACGGGCACGCGCAAGGGGGATATTCCGGTGGTGCTGCCTTTGCAGGGCCTGTTGCGCAATCCGCTGATCGCGGCGGGCACGGCGTCGCTGGCGGCGGCGGAGATGGCCGGCGACAAGATGAAGAGCGCGCCCGACCGGATCGTGCCGATCGGCCTCGCCGTGCGCAGCGTGACAGCGGCCTATGCCGGCGCCGCCCTGGCGCCACGCGGCCGCCGTGGGCTGGGCGCGGCCGTCGCGGTCGGGACGGCGCTGGCCTCATCCTACATCGGCTGGCGCGTGCGCTGCGCGGCGATGCGGCGTTATGGACAGACCGCGACCGGCTTTGTCGAGGACGCGCTCGTGCTGGGCAGCGGCCTTGCGATTGCGAGCCCAAGTGTGGCCGGGGCTGAACGATCAGCCTAG